The Halomonas binhaiensis nucleotide sequence CCCAAACCAGGCAACTCCTCGACGGGACCCACCATCAACCACCAGCGCAAGCGGCCATGTTCAATACCCGCGGCGCGCAGGCGGCCGCTGGAAGCATCCTGTGCCACCGGCCCCACTGGTACGGGAAGGTTATCGGATATCCAACGCATCCAATCACGCTTGCTGCACTCGGGAGTTCCTGCCAACTGCCAGCGCATGCCTGAAGTCAACGGAATTCGAGCCCAATAGGCCGTATCCTCGCAAGCTCGTGCTGCCACTCCATTCACCAGAGCCGGTGGTTCATTCATCAGGGCTGAGGGCTCATTCATCTGAGCTGAGGGGTCATTCATCAGGGCTGAGGGCTCTGCCGCTCCTAGGCCAAAAGCCAGTTCATCATCCAGCACCAATGTCGCTTCCCAGGAGATGTCCAGCGCGGTCAGTGCAACAGCCCCATGCTTGGATTCAGGTTGACCGGATAACGGATCGGTAAGGGACTGGTACAGACTGCCTGCGCGTCCGGCAAGACAGAAGCGATCTGTCCAGTGAATCGGCACGAAGACCTCTCCTTGACGCTGGGCCGGGGAAATACGTACCCGAGCACGCATCTCTCCGGTAGCAGCACGGACCCAGGCCAGGCTATGTTCCCTGAGACCGAGTGCCTTGGCATCGGCTTCGTGAACATCCACGAAAGGCTCGGCACGATGGTTCATCAAGCGCGCACTGCGGGCAGTACGGGTCATGGTGTGCCACTGGTCACGCACCCGTCCGGAATTCAGGCGCAATGGGAACGCTTTGCTCAATGCCTGCTGAGGGCCCTGAGGCTTCACCGGCCATATGCGTGCCTTGCCAGTCGCCGTAGCAAAAATGCCATCTTCAAAAAGGCGTGCAGTGCCCCGTGGGGCCTCTGGCGTCACCGGCCACTGGATCGGTTTGAGTGCGTCATAACCTTCATGACCAAGCCCTACTAATCCGGAGAGGTTGAACAGGCGCAGTTGATGCTCAGCATCATTCTCGAAAGCAGATAAACGTGCATGTTCATCGAAGATCTCCCACGGATGCTGGTAACAGAACGCTTCGCCATAGCCCATGCGTTCCGCTACGCGGCTGATGATCCACCAGTCATGGCGGGCCTCCCCCGGAGGCGACAACAAGCCGCGCTGGCGGGAAATTCGCCGCTCGGAATTGGTCACAGTGCCATCTTTCTCCGACCAGCCACTGGCAGGCAGCACGATATCGGCCATTGCCACGAGATCCGTATCCGCCATGCATTCAGAGACAATCACCAGCGGACAACGCTCGATGGCAGCACGCACCCGGTTGGCATCGGGCAGGCTGGCCAGAGGATTCGTCGCCATGATCCATAGCGCCTTGACCTCGCCACGCTCAATGGCATCGAACAACTGTACGGCCTTGTGGCCCGGACTGCTGGGCAACGACGGCGCCAGCGATGGCGTACTCCAGAAGCGCGTCACCCGTTCAATGGCCCCTGGGTGCTCGTAATCCATATGGGCAGCCAGTTGGTTGGCCAGGCCTCCGACTTCACGCCCGCCCATGGCATTAGGCTGCCCAGTGATGGAAAACGGCCCAGCTCCCGATAGCCCGATCTTGCCACCGGCAAGGTGGCAGTTGATGATGGCATGACACTTTTCAGTGCCACTGGTGGATTGGTTGATGCCCTGGGAATAAAGCGTTACCACATGCAGTTGGCTGGCAAACCAGTAATAGAAGGTTTCCAGGCGTTCGGCGTCCACATCACAATCTTTGGCCACCGCCTCTACACTTGCA carries:
- a CDS encoding nitrate reductase, with translation MAQLNLTTCPYCGVGCGIEAQLEEGRIVDVKGDSEHPANYGRLCVKGSALAETLGHHGRLTRPRVDGVEVDWDTALASVASRLHTAREAHGNEALAAYLSGQLLTEDYYVANKLFKGFLGTPHLDTNSRLCMASAVAAYKRSLGADAVPCSYEDIEDAELVVLVGSNLAWNHPVLFQRLRVAKNRNPLMRVVVIDPRVTDSCELADLYLGIRPGSDARLFNGLLAWMAKKKRLNQVFVERFTTGLEEALAAAQEDDASVEAVAKDCDVDAERLETFYYWFASQLHVVTLYSQGINQSTSGTEKCHAIINCHLAGGKIGLSGAGPFSITGQPNAMGGREVGGLANQLAAHMDYEHPGAIERVTRFWSTPSLAPSLPSSPGHKAVQLFDAIERGEVKALWIMATNPLASLPDANRVRAAIERCPLVIVSECMADTDLVAMADIVLPASGWSEKDGTVTNSERRISRQRGLLSPPGEARHDWWIISRVAERMGYGEAFCYQHPWEIFDEHARLSAFENDAEHQLRLFNLSGLVGLGHEGYDALKPIQWPVTPEAPRGTARLFEDGIFATATGKARIWPVKPQGPQQALSKAFPLRLNSGRVRDQWHTMTRTARSARLMNHRAEPFVDVHEADAKALGLREHSLAWVRAATGEMRARVRISPAQRQGEVFVPIHWTDRFCLAGRAGSLYQSLTDPLSGQPESKHGAVALTALDISWEATLVLDDELAFGLGAAEPSALMNDPSAQMNEPSALMNEPPALVNGVAARACEDTAYWARIPLTSGMRWQLAGTPECSKRDWMRWISDNLPVPVGPVAQDASSGRLRAAGIEHGRLRWWLMVGPVEELPGLGWLVERLQESADGKSMSSEQRRRVLAGCDDGAVDQGPVVCSCHQVGRTPIVAAIHSGDDSVEALGARLACGTQCGSCIPELKALLEEEKSHASARNAAEAQFA